Proteins encoded in a region of the Stieleria neptunia genome:
- a CDS encoding tetratricopeptide repeat protein has translation MNRTINGKLLLILSSISVVCIGALYGINALQSGRTARLFLEEGRSAFEEEDYERALRSYRSHLKLDADSIDGRSEFGDLLYKIGEFSGALSEFEHLLRLDAEDNVSRRMAAECSIRVGRFSDARDHLEHLLADQSDAELHDWMAQCQVFAREFSEAKDSLRQAIEQSPDRIESYTRLAILHREAFDAPEAASATVLEMTDANPNSTEAFFARSQFVFSDAVRAGKSGDAESAKQLFSESIDHATRAIQISPDNLEAHLLIVRAASTLDDHDLARKHAESAIQINPSAPTPFLLLAEIASRQDRIDLAIEELSRGIEAVSPDNPRRANLIAGLATIYLESERDDDAEQTIAILESSQLDPAMAKYLRGRLDLRQEKWDQAINQLESVRLAFVERPEMMRAVDFFLGEAYRNKGSFGQAITAYQSSITLDPTWAPPQLALVGVLEYTGKYDEAFQQLQKLVKSNNAPDEGLLALAQRSVQRNLRLPPHERDWSVTAEIIDQAEQRFPDRPEVAILRAEVLGARGETGKAAELLSRSIDDGGSEASEDQRPIYFARLNLALGENDFNRAQQLLDEASQRLGKLPDITVAQASLFILRDGENAIPLVRQLIKESTDFSDEDQFAIRHSIGQLAASNGLSDFAKEVADHLQASHPQDARTWSLSIALSLLTHEESSLADELDRLKAITGESAYWHFGQANLAWLRSDNEGTENRDKAIAHLNQAKRLRPNWSPPYLLESQFFAAAGDDDNALEALLKAIELGERSPKIIRNATSLLFEKKQFAKADELLRLLDLNEFSTIQGLGRTASYISAGQNDLVRGIELARIAAKSSDQFEDHLWHGQLASKLYSQSRQNGQNDQAALFLDEAKSAFERATEISPQSPGTWIQRIRFLVDQKQEQDLIQIVSDATSSIRPEENEFAKAQILAILGKTKEAALTFERALDRGPIDEEKLRTAIAFYFRHQASALAQKRLEQLMSIDPLSADAQSWCNRHLAMLSILRATQGDVLQALALANKNLTDSPNSVADLRVKAAATAMLSGADSIGKAIEIWESISRHPDARPDDHYQLARLYRRTSQWEKASDQLRQAIAGMAGQEDASRYIAEYVTWLMERDELASADQWLSRLEETGQSQEMTLPLKAQLFTRQGKHPQALKLVNHFVGGDAERGIDRLRNAASLAQSLSRLVDPSDLPQYQKLEVELLQQASDRDSRYRFLLVQAMASHDKTDEAIELVLRDDFLKEDLAFAIPVIDHLLNSGKLSTEQIDRLGTVVQDMEQQFGESLHTLGLSASLEKAKGEMQKAETIYRSIIRQDEGNVVALNNLAVLLSEESRTLDEAAELSDKTIEIAGRNPALLDTRAVIAIASGEGAKAIDLLAEALQQHHDPPAIFSFHQAVAYLKAGNTEAAIRCFKKALQDQLDTTRLGKQEQSWYAKLREFS, from the coding sequence ATGAACCGAACGATCAACGGAAAGCTCTTACTGATTTTGTCATCTATCTCCGTGGTTTGCATTGGAGCACTGTATGGCATCAATGCTCTCCAATCGGGACGCACCGCAAGACTTTTTCTCGAAGAGGGACGAAGTGCCTTTGAAGAGGAGGACTACGAACGCGCATTGCGAAGCTACCGCTCGCATCTGAAGCTGGACGCGGATTCCATTGATGGCAGATCCGAATTCGGTGATCTGCTATACAAAATCGGGGAGTTTTCTGGGGCACTGAGTGAGTTTGAACATCTGCTCCGGTTGGACGCGGAAGACAATGTTTCTCGTCGAATGGCCGCGGAGTGCTCGATTCGCGTGGGGCGATTCTCAGATGCAAGAGACCACCTTGAACACTTGCTAGCCGACCAGTCCGACGCGGAATTGCATGACTGGATGGCACAATGCCAAGTCTTTGCCCGAGAGTTTTCCGAGGCCAAGGATTCCTTGCGGCAAGCGATTGAACAGTCCCCTGACCGCATCGAATCTTACACTCGCCTGGCAATCCTGCATCGTGAAGCTTTTGACGCCCCGGAGGCTGCCAGTGCGACCGTCCTGGAAATGACCGACGCCAATCCGAACAGCACTGAAGCATTTTTCGCCCGATCCCAATTCGTTTTTTCCGACGCGGTTCGAGCCGGAAAGTCGGGGGACGCTGAATCGGCCAAACAACTGTTCTCCGAATCGATCGATCATGCAACACGGGCAATTCAGATTTCCCCGGACAATCTCGAGGCTCACTTGTTGATCGTGCGGGCCGCCTCCACTCTGGACGACCATGACCTTGCACGCAAGCACGCGGAATCCGCGATTCAGATTAATCCTTCCGCTCCAACGCCTTTCCTCCTGCTCGCCGAAATCGCTTCACGTCAAGACCGAATCGATCTCGCGATCGAAGAGCTTTCCCGGGGGATCGAAGCAGTCTCGCCCGACAACCCGCGACGAGCAAACTTGATTGCCGGTCTCGCCACAATCTACTTGGAGTCGGAACGTGATGACGACGCGGAACAAACCATAGCAATTTTGGAGTCGAGTCAATTGGACCCGGCGATGGCGAAATACCTGAGGGGACGATTGGATCTTCGTCAAGAGAAATGGGATCAAGCAATCAATCAGCTTGAATCCGTGCGATTGGCATTTGTCGAACGCCCCGAAATGATGCGAGCTGTCGATTTCTTTCTGGGCGAAGCGTATCGAAACAAGGGTTCCTTCGGCCAAGCCATCACGGCGTATCAAAGTTCGATCACCCTTGACCCCACCTGGGCACCTCCACAATTGGCACTCGTTGGCGTCCTCGAGTATACCGGCAAGTACGACGAAGCCTTCCAGCAGCTACAGAAACTGGTGAAATCAAACAACGCACCGGATGAAGGGTTGCTCGCACTTGCTCAGCGGTCGGTGCAACGCAATCTGCGTTTACCCCCGCATGAACGCGATTGGTCAGTAACGGCAGAAATTATCGATCAAGCTGAGCAACGGTTTCCCGACAGACCGGAAGTTGCGATCCTTCGTGCCGAAGTACTAGGGGCACGCGGCGAAACGGGAAAAGCAGCTGAATTGCTGAGCCGATCGATAGACGATGGAGGAAGCGAGGCGAGCGAAGATCAACGCCCAATCTATTTTGCGCGTTTGAACCTCGCACTGGGAGAGAATGATTTCAACCGTGCCCAACAGCTATTGGACGAAGCGTCACAACGGCTTGGCAAACTGCCGGACATTACCGTGGCCCAGGCATCGCTCTTTATACTGCGAGATGGGGAAAATGCGATTCCGTTGGTTCGGCAGCTGATCAAGGAGTCGACAGACTTTTCCGATGAAGACCAGTTTGCGATACGGCACTCGATCGGTCAACTTGCTGCATCCAACGGTCTGTCCGACTTTGCCAAAGAGGTGGCAGATCACCTACAAGCATCCCACCCCCAGGACGCGCGCACTTGGTCGTTGTCCATTGCACTCTCGCTTTTGACACACGAAGAATCGAGCCTTGCCGACGAACTGGACCGGCTCAAGGCAATCACAGGCGAATCCGCCTACTGGCATTTCGGCCAAGCAAATTTGGCTTGGCTTCGATCGGATAACGAGGGCACCGAAAATCGCGACAAAGCAATTGCACATCTGAATCAGGCAAAGAGGCTACGGCCGAATTGGTCGCCTCCCTACCTGCTGGAATCCCAATTCTTTGCCGCAGCCGGCGATGATGACAACGCCCTCGAGGCATTGTTGAAGGCAATTGAACTAGGTGAGCGGTCTCCCAAGATCATCCGAAACGCGACATCGTTACTGTTTGAAAAGAAACAGTTCGCGAAAGCGGACGAGTTGCTCCGCTTACTCGATCTAAATGAGTTCTCAACAATCCAGGGACTCGGACGAACCGCGTCCTACATTTCGGCCGGTCAGAACGATCTTGTTCGAGGTATCGAACTGGCGCGGATTGCAGCGAAGTCATCCGACCAATTCGAAGACCACCTTTGGCACGGTCAACTGGCGTCCAAACTCTACAGCCAGTCGCGTCAGAACGGACAGAACGATCAAGCGGCCTTATTTCTGGACGAAGCCAAGTCTGCCTTCGAGCGTGCGACGGAGATTTCCCCACAATCCCCAGGCACCTGGATACAGCGGATTCGCTTCCTCGTCGACCAGAAACAAGAACAAGATCTCATCCAGATCGTGTCCGATGCGACGAGTTCGATCCGTCCGGAAGAGAATGAGTTTGCGAAAGCTCAAATTTTGGCGATTCTTGGGAAGACGAAAGAGGCCGCTCTGACCTTCGAACGGGCGCTTGACCGAGGGCCCATCGACGAGGAAAAACTTCGAACCGCAATTGCATTCTACTTTCGTCACCAGGCGTCCGCACTCGCGCAAAAACGCCTCGAACAGTTGATGTCGATCGATCCGCTATCGGCAGACGCACAGTCGTGGTGCAATCGACATCTCGCAATGTTGTCGATCCTTCGAGCAACGCAGGGGGATGTTCTCCAAGCATTGGCCTTGGCGAACAAAAACCTCACCGATTCGCCGAACAGTGTCGCGGACCTTCGTGTCAAAGCTGCGGCAACCGCCATGCTTTCTGGAGCGGACTCCATCGGGAAAGCGATCGAGATTTGGGAGTCCATTTCGCGACACCCCGACGCCCGGCCCGATGATCACTACCAGCTTGCACGACTTTACCGACGTACAAGCCAATGGGAGAAAGCTTCGGATCAACTCCGTCAAGCGATCGCTGGCATGGCCGGGCAGGAGGACGCAAGCAGGTACATCGCTGAATATGTCACCTGGCTGATGGAACGCGATGAGTTGGCATCGGCGGATCAATGGCTCTCTCGGCTAGAAGAGACCGGACAATCTCAAGAGATGACTCTGCCGCTAAAAGCGCAGTTGTTCACTCGGCAAGGCAAACATCCACAAGCGTTGAAACTTGTGAACCACTTTGTCGGCGGTGACGCCGAACGCGGCATCGATCGCCTGAGAAACGCTGCCAGTTTGGCTCAATCACTGTCGCGTCTTGTTGATCCCTCTGATCTACCCCAATATCAAAAACTTGAAGTCGAGTTGTTGCAGCAAGCATCGGATAGGGATTCTCGCTATCGGTTTTTGCTCGTCCAAGCGATGGCGAGCCACGACAAGACGGACGAGGCAATCGAACTGGTGCTCCGCGACGATTTTTTGAAAGAAGACCTTGCATTCGCCATTCCGGTCATTGACCACCTCCTCAACTCTGGGAAGTTGTCTACCGAACAAATCGATAGGCTCGGCACGGTTGTGCAAGACATGGAACAGCAATTCGGAGAGAGTCTCCATACGCTGGGTTTATCCGCATCGCTTGAAAAGGCGAAAGGTGAGATGCAAAAGGCAGAGACGATTTATCGCAGCATCATCCGGCAAGATGAAGGCAACGTGGTCGCATTGAACAATTTGGCCGTTTTGCTGAGTGAAGAATCAAGAACGCTCGACGAGGCCGCGGAGTTGTCTGACAAGACGATTGAAATTGCGGGCCGCAATCCGGCACTGCTCGATACACGAGCAGTGATTGCGATCGCCTCAGGCGAAGGCGCCAAAGCGATTGACCTGTTGGCCGAAGCATTGCAGCAGCATCACGATCCCCCGGCAATCTTCTCCTTTCACCAAGCCGTCGCCTACCTCAAAGCTGGCAACACCGAAGCAGCAATCCGATGCTTCAAGAAGGCCTTGCAAGATCAACTCGACACCACAAGACTGGGGAAACAAGAGCAGAGCTGGTATGCAAAGCTGAGAGAGTTCAGCTAG
- a CDS encoding polysaccharide biosynthesis/export family protein — MDSPCTNHIRYASLLLCLFCCGCTTFHTRHDAIAALKPVDAPRELCKANLPEYRIEPPDILGIEVVRTVPKSTYRLKTTDVLRVRVSRDSIDRLVIGDLLSIRVPGAPALSPVDGNFLIQPDGSVSLGTPYGSVVVSGVSLEEAGHKIEQALSTHLVAPKTFIGLAQAATPIDQEYSIEIDGAIDFGSPYGQVQLDGLTLAEAKQRLTQKFANHFANPSVGINLIQASSLQQVVGEHLVGPDGRITLGIYGSVNVSGYTLEQASAAIEASLSTVLDKPEVALSVLSYNSKIFYVITQGPGIGDAVYRYPITGNETVLDALSLIQGVPQGSSNEMWIARPTGQPGKHQLLPIEWEELTALAETNTNYQLMPGDRLYIQRDPFVTFDTRLAKFISPIERVFGISILSAETATRLSGKVLSGGGNPRTQF, encoded by the coding sequence ATGGATTCCCCTTGCACCAATCACATCCGTTACGCAAGCCTTCTGCTCTGCCTGTTTTGCTGCGGCTGTACGACGTTCCACACACGTCACGATGCGATCGCCGCACTGAAACCAGTCGATGCACCGCGAGAGTTATGCAAGGCGAACCTACCGGAGTACCGAATTGAACCGCCGGACATTTTGGGGATTGAGGTGGTGCGGACGGTCCCCAAGTCGACGTATCGATTGAAGACCACCGATGTCTTGCGTGTTCGCGTTTCTCGCGATTCCATCGACAGGCTCGTCATCGGTGACCTGTTATCGATTCGTGTTCCGGGAGCTCCAGCCCTGTCGCCGGTCGATGGAAATTTTCTCATCCAGCCTGACGGCTCGGTAAGTCTGGGAACGCCGTACGGCTCCGTTGTTGTCAGTGGAGTCAGCTTGGAAGAGGCAGGGCATAAGATCGAGCAGGCCCTCTCGACGCACCTCGTCGCTCCGAAAACGTTCATCGGACTGGCGCAAGCGGCGACGCCGATCGACCAAGAGTACAGCATCGAGATTGACGGCGCGATCGACTTTGGAAGCCCCTACGGACAGGTCCAACTCGATGGTCTGACGCTGGCTGAAGCAAAACAAAGGTTGACGCAGAAATTTGCCAACCACTTTGCTAACCCGTCCGTCGGCATCAATTTGATCCAAGCGAGTTCGCTGCAGCAGGTCGTCGGTGAGCACCTCGTCGGGCCAGACGGCCGCATTACACTGGGGATCTACGGGTCCGTCAACGTCTCCGGATATACCCTTGAACAAGCCAGCGCGGCAATTGAGGCAAGTTTGTCAACCGTTTTGGACAAACCAGAGGTCGCGTTGTCCGTGCTGTCATACAACAGCAAGATCTTCTACGTCATTACCCAAGGGCCAGGTATCGGCGATGCCGTTTATCGTTATCCGATTACCGGAAACGAAACCGTGCTGGATGCACTGTCATTGATCCAGGGCGTCCCTCAGGGGTCGAGCAACGAGATGTGGATCGCGCGTCCCACGGGGCAACCTGGAAAGCATCAGCTGTTGCCGATCGAATGGGAAGAATTGACCGCCCTTGCCGAAACCAATACGAATTATCAACTCATGCCCGGCGACCGGTTGTACATCCAACGCGATCCCTTCGTCACCTTCGATACACGATTGGCGAAATTCATCAGCCCGATCGAGCGTGTGTTCGGGATTAGCATCCTTAGCGCCGAAACCGCGACTCGCTTGTCCGGCAAAGTTCTCTCTGGCGGCGGAAACCCAAGAACACAGTTCTAA
- a CDS encoding DUF1552 domain-containing protein, whose product MRRRHFLRSSSALITLPFLESLGFQRFASAAPVVAPPKRMIFLGFGWGVTRESWFPDVATTGADYDLPKGLAPLQRHKKDFSIIQGLENQFSNEAHWGSTFYLTGANRYAVPGQSFSNSISADQVAAEQLGTDTRYTSVQLCGADNDGHGPGQSLAWNRQGKPVAGWNNPVVAFHRLFSDDSTPLEQRQAMLKQRRSVLDAVLIEARSVRRGLSKTDTEKLSEYFQSIRDIETRIAKEEQWLDVPKKQAAHPIDEPRGEIEGYQEVKVMYDLLVAALQVDATRVITYRQPGGTTFLQSLGATLSGHNMSHYAPGMRQEVSELRDRKQSELLAGLIDKLKATKEADGTSLFDHVSLSYGSNINSIHYLTNCPTLVAGGGAGIKLGQHLVKADGTPLCNLWLTLLQGIGLDVPSHGDSQGVIKELVNA is encoded by the coding sequence ATGAGACGACGTCATTTTCTTCGCAGCAGCAGCGCCCTGATCACGCTGCCTTTCCTGGAATCGTTGGGATTCCAACGTTTCGCGTCGGCCGCCCCTGTTGTTGCGCCACCGAAGCGAATGATTTTCCTGGGCTTCGGTTGGGGAGTGACACGAGAGAGCTGGTTTCCCGATGTCGCGACAACGGGAGCGGACTACGATCTGCCCAAAGGGCTTGCTCCGTTGCAGCGACACAAGAAAGATTTTTCCATCATCCAGGGGTTGGAGAATCAATTTTCAAACGAAGCTCACTGGGGCAGTACGTTCTATCTGACCGGAGCCAATCGCTATGCCGTCCCGGGACAAAGTTTTAGCAACAGCATTTCGGCGGACCAAGTAGCGGCCGAGCAACTGGGAACGGACACACGGTACACCTCGGTGCAGTTGTGCGGTGCCGATAACGACGGCCACGGACCAGGCCAGTCTCTGGCGTGGAATCGGCAGGGCAAACCGGTGGCGGGATGGAACAATCCGGTGGTGGCGTTCCATCGATTGTTCTCCGACGACAGCACTCCCCTGGAGCAACGCCAAGCGATGCTGAAACAGCGACGCAGTGTTCTCGACGCGGTGCTGATCGAGGCGAGATCGGTCCGACGTGGACTGAGCAAGACGGACACCGAGAAGTTGAGTGAATATTTCCAATCGATCCGCGATATCGAAACTCGGATCGCCAAAGAGGAGCAGTGGCTCGATGTGCCCAAGAAACAGGCTGCCCATCCGATCGATGAACCACGTGGAGAAATCGAAGGGTACCAGGAGGTCAAAGTGATGTACGACCTGTTGGTCGCCGCCCTACAAGTCGATGCGACCCGCGTGATCACCTATCGCCAGCCCGGCGGAACCACGTTTCTGCAAAGTCTGGGGGCAACGCTTAGCGGCCACAACATGAGTCATTATGCGCCCGGAATGAGGCAGGAAGTCTCCGAGTTGCGCGACCGCAAACAATCCGAATTGCTCGCCGGACTGATCGATAAATTGAAAGCAACCAAAGAAGCCGACGGAACATCGTTGTTTGACCATGTGTCACTCAGTTACGGAAGCAATATCAACAGCATTCACTACCTGACCAATTGTCCCACTCTGGTCGCCGGTGGCGGGGCCGGAATCAAACTCGGACAGCATCTTGTCAAAGCGGACGGAACGCCACTGTGCAATCTGTGGCTGACGTTGCTGCAGGGAATCGGATTGGATGTTCCGTCGCACGGCGACAGCCAGGGCGTGATCAAGGAGTTGGTCAATGCGTGA
- a CDS encoding peroxiredoxin-like family protein yields MKNRCATFGLLLLFTTIAFSSTAQAQRRRQVTPGKEPPHPPKVGELAPDFELMDLKGEKVTLTKLTEESPVVILVLRGWYGKQCPICNRQVGEFLSKKSALSEVQVVMVYPGEANQLDEHAKQFIGSKSFPDNYHFVLDPGFKFTNAWGLRWDAPRETAYPSTFVVDQDQKLVFGKTVVSHGDRADVATVVANLP; encoded by the coding sequence ATGAAGAACCGTTGCGCCACCTTCGGACTACTGCTGCTTTTCACAACCATCGCCTTTTCGTCAACCGCTCAGGCACAGCGGCGTCGTCAAGTAACCCCAGGCAAAGAGCCACCGCATCCACCGAAGGTCGGTGAACTTGCCCCGGATTTTGAGCTGATGGATCTGAAAGGTGAAAAGGTCACGCTGACGAAACTGACAGAGGAGTCGCCCGTCGTGATCCTCGTTCTGCGGGGTTGGTACGGAAAACAGTGCCCAATTTGCAACCGCCAAGTGGGGGAATTTTTGAGTAAGAAGTCGGCGCTGTCGGAGGTCCAAGTGGTCATGGTTTATCCAGGCGAGGCGAATCAGCTTGATGAACATGCAAAGCAATTCATCGGAAGCAAGTCATTTCCGGACAACTACCATTTCGTCTTGGATCCAGGTTTCAAATTCACAAATGCTTGGGGGCTTCGCTGGGACGCTCCGCGTGAGACAGCTTATCCGTCAACCTTCGTGGTCGATCAAGATCAGAAGCTCGTTTTTGGCAAGACCGTGGTCTCGCACGGAGACCGTGCTGACGTGGCCACCGTGGTCGCCAACCTGCCATAG
- a CDS encoding DegT/DnrJ/EryC1/StrS family aminotransferase, translated as MNTDRIFLSPPHMAPEARDFLVRAYESNWIAPVGPDLSAFENEFADYVGAKHAVAVSSGTAALHLALKLTGVGPGDVVPVSTMTFVAPANAVCYTGAEPLFVDSELTSWNMNPDLLRIALERLRNQGRSPKAIVVVDVFGQCAHYDPIRELCHEFKVTLIEDAAESLGATYRGCNAGTLGDIGCFSFNGNKMMTISSGGMLVTDNPYWAEKARHWATQARDDAPHYEHSEIGFNYRMSNLLAAIGRGQLLSLDARIARRREIYQWYNRRFASAPGIELIPESEEGVSSCWLTCILVDRARLGVSRDEIRIALDAEQIESRPCWKPMHLQPVFAGMEVEGGSVADLIFERGLCLPSGSSLMDSQLERIAGVIERLVVSGTVR; from the coding sequence ATGAATACGGATCGAATTTTCCTTTCGCCACCACATATGGCCCCGGAGGCGCGGGACTTTCTTGTCCGCGCCTACGAGTCAAACTGGATCGCTCCGGTCGGCCCGGACCTGTCGGCGTTTGAAAACGAATTTGCTGATTACGTCGGAGCAAAACATGCCGTTGCTGTGAGCTCCGGAACCGCCGCGCTACACCTTGCACTGAAACTGACCGGCGTCGGCCCAGGCGACGTGGTGCCCGTTTCAACAATGACGTTCGTCGCGCCCGCCAATGCCGTCTGCTACACCGGGGCGGAACCACTGTTTGTTGACAGCGAGTTGACCAGCTGGAACATGAACCCCGATTTGTTGAGAATCGCGTTGGAGCGACTTCGAAACCAAGGACGGAGCCCGAAAGCAATTGTGGTCGTGGACGTCTTTGGTCAGTGCGCTCACTATGACCCCATCCGTGAACTTTGCCACGAATTCAAAGTGACACTGATCGAAGACGCTGCTGAATCACTGGGGGCAACCTACCGGGGTTGCAATGCCGGAACGCTGGGCGATATCGGCTGTTTCTCGTTCAACGGCAACAAGATGATGACCATCAGCAGCGGCGGCATGCTGGTGACAGACAATCCCTACTGGGCTGAAAAAGCTCGCCACTGGGCAACACAGGCACGCGACGACGCACCGCACTATGAACATTCCGAGATCGGTTTCAATTATCGAATGAGCAATTTGCTTGCCGCAATCGGGCGTGGACAATTACTTTCATTGGATGCACGCATCGCCCGTCGACGAGAGATTTATCAATGGTACAACCGCCGATTTGCGAGCGCTCCGGGGATTGAGTTGATTCCAGAATCGGAAGAGGGAGTTTCAAGTTGTTGGCTGACCTGCATCCTTGTCGATCGAGCACGACTCGGGGTTTCCCGCGACGAGATCCGAATCGCCTTGGACGCCGAACAAATCGAGTCACGCCCTTGCTGGAAGCCAATGCACCTACAGCCCGTTTTTGCGGGGATGGAGGTTGAGGGAGGATCCGTTGCCGATCTCATCTTCGAACGCGGGCTTTGTTTACCGAGCGGTTCAAGCCTAATGGATTCCCAACTTGAACGCATTGCCGGCGTCATCGAACGCCTCGTCGTTTCCGGGACAGTTCGTTAA